In Streptococcus respiraculi, one DNA window encodes the following:
- a CDS encoding 3-oxoacyl-ACP reductase produces MTKKVLVTGVSSGIGRAQAQLFLENGYTVYGVDKEENPQLVGAFHFLQLDLRGSLATLFDWLEEVDILCNTAGKLDAYKPLLEICEEEIEDILAVNLLATMRITRFYLAKMLEKKTGIIINMCSIASFLAGGGGAAYTTSKHALAGFTKQLALDYADKGIQIFGLAPGAVKTAMTASDFEEGGLADWVVAETPIKRWLEPEEIADVTLFLASGRASAMQGEILKIDGGWSLK; encoded by the coding sequence ATGACTAAGAAAGTCCTTGTAACAGGTGTCTCCTCAGGCATTGGACGGGCTCAGGCTCAACTGTTTTTGGAAAATGGCTATACCGTCTACGGTGTCGATAAGGAAGAAAATCCTCAGCTGGTTGGAGCCTTTCATTTTTTACAACTAGATCTACGGGGCAGCTTAGCTACCCTCTTTGACTGGTTAGAAGAAGTGGATATTCTCTGCAATACCGCTGGTAAACTAGATGCTTATAAGCCACTGTTAGAGATCTGCGAGGAAGAAATCGAGGATATTCTAGCCGTTAATCTACTTGCGACCATGCGGATTACCCGCTTTTATCTGGCAAAAATGTTGGAGAAAAAGACTGGTATCATTATCAACATGTGCTCAATTGCCAGTTTCCTAGCAGGCGGTGGTGGTGCAGCCTATACGACCAGTAAGCATGCCCTAGCAGGTTTTACCAAGCAGCTGGCGCTCGATTATGCAGACAAGGGCATTCAGATCTTTGGCTTAGCGCCAGGCGCTGTTAAAACAGCCATGACAGCTAGTGACTTTGAAGAGGGCGGTCTAGCAGATTGGGTCGTAGCGGAAACGCCAATCAAGCGCTGGCTAGAGCCTGAAGAAATCGCAGATGTGACCCTCTTTTTAGCAAGCGGAAGAGCAAGTGCCATGCAGGGAGAAATCCTTAAAATTGACGGCGGTTGGAGTTTGAAATAA
- a CDS encoding alpha/beta fold hydrolase, whose translation MTKVTRWRFGLRQTSAILWAIDEPKAVVQIVHGMIEHIERYDAFARFLNQAGYAVVGHDHVGHGKTARKQEDYGVFPDDWHTLIEDVRNLQDEIKTYYLDVPLIIMGHSMGSYITRLYLAEYGKGVTAGILMGTGQEPLVKTRAGIALVTILTAIHGPLYRSSLVEAMSTGSFNKQFAPTKTSADWLTRDEEEVEKYLINPYHQFRPTLSMYKALFTFANYAAQTTWINRIPKELPLLVISGEADPVGACGKGVKRFYDQLLKAGVSQVSLTLYPEARHEILNEWNKEEVMQDIVSWLDGVVEI comes from the coding sequence ATGACAAAAGTGACAAGGTGGCGTTTTGGGCTACGGCAAACCAGTGCGATTCTATGGGCAATCGATGAGCCAAAAGCAGTCGTTCAAATCGTGCACGGCATGATTGAGCATATTGAGCGATACGATGCCTTTGCCCGTTTTCTCAATCAAGCGGGTTATGCAGTGGTCGGTCACGACCATGTGGGGCATGGGAAAACGGCTCGTAAGCAAGAAGACTACGGTGTCTTTCCAGATGACTGGCATACCTTGATTGAGGATGTGAGGAACCTGCAAGATGAGATAAAGACGTACTATTTAGATGTGCCTCTGATTATCATGGGACATTCCATGGGATCATACATTACGCGCCTGTATCTGGCGGAGTATGGTAAAGGGGTCACTGCCGGCATTCTCATGGGAACAGGTCAAGAGCCCCTTGTGAAAACGAGAGCAGGAATCGCTCTAGTCACTATCTTAACAGCTATTCATGGACCTCTTTATCGTAGTAGTCTGGTTGAAGCAATGAGTACAGGCAGTTTTAACAAGCAGTTTGCACCAACGAAGACCAGTGCAGACTGGCTGACACGCGATGAAGAAGAGGTCGAAAAATACTTGATCAATCCGTATCACCAATTCAGACCGACACTCAGTATGTACAAGGCTTTGTTTACCTTTGCCAACTATGCTGCGCAGACGACTTGGATAAATAGGATTCCAAAGGAGTTGCCGCTGCTTGTGATTTCAGGAGAGGCAGATCCTGTGGGCGCGTGTGGTAAAGGGGTCAAGCGTTTCTATGACCAGCTCCTCAAGGCAGGTGTTTCTCAGGTCAGCTTGACCTTGTACCCAGAAGCCCGTCATGAAATTCTCAATGAATGGAACAAGGAAGAAGTCATGCAAGACATTGTCAGCTGGCTAGACGGAGTGGTAGAGATATGA
- a CDS encoding GNAT family N-acetyltransferase yields the protein MKEHAVEPIAAFQSWKKNMVRYGLVSGLGRLFSDDSKRSFLYDLGNFLFLAGSSNKTLWTTYRDTYGLKHKIIISEEADWQEMFQQETSLKCFNRYAFQAQADVDVEHLAQLIQALSQQAEIQAIDSEMFQRLQDEAWSEDLKGAWQTFSDFQAAGGYGFVVICQERVCAGISTGLVYQGAIEIEIATAPSHRRQGFARSLAAQMMLESCRRGVLPLWDAHNEASKNLAEQLGYRLMTAYPAYEEK from the coding sequence ATGAAAGAACACGCAGTAGAACCAATTGCTGCCTTTCAATCTTGGAAGAAAAATATGGTTCGCTATGGACTAGTGTCAGGGTTGGGGAGATTGTTTTCGGATGATAGCAAACGGAGTTTTCTCTATGACTTGGGAAATTTCCTCTTTCTAGCAGGCAGCAGTAATAAAACTCTTTGGACAACTTATCGAGATACGTATGGGTTGAAGCATAAGATTATCATTTCTGAGGAAGCAGATTGGCAGGAGATGTTCCAACAAGAAACCAGCTTGAAGTGTTTTAATCGCTATGCTTTTCAGGCTCAAGCGGATGTTGATGTCGAGCACCTAGCTCAGCTTATACAAGCTCTTTCTCAACAGGCAGAGATACAGGCGATTGATTCAGAGATGTTTCAGCGTTTACAAGATGAGGCTTGGTCTGAGGACTTAAAAGGCGCTTGGCAGACCTTTTCAGATTTTCAAGCTGCAGGTGGGTATGGATTCGTGGTTATATGTCAGGAACGTGTCTGTGCAGGGATTTCTACTGGCTTGGTCTATCAGGGAGCGATTGAAATTGAGATTGCAACAGCTCCTAGTCATCGACGGCAAGGATTTGCCCGTAGTTTAGCGGCGCAGATGATGTTGGAATCGTGTCGGAGAGGGGTATTGCCCTTGTGGGATGCGCATAATGAAGCCTCGAAAAATTTAGCCGAACAACTTGGGTATCGCTTGATGACTGCCTACCCAGCTTATGAAGAAAAGTAG
- a CDS encoding ASCH domain-containing protein: MTAEEIWAAYRLVNPQIGEEIDAWQFGVEPDLLADLVLSGEKTATASAYELYEIEKEPLPQVGEFDVILNSRNEAICVIETTKVELCPFNQVSAEHAFKEGEGDKSLAYWRKVHEEIFTEWLLEAGLEFSPKSLVVLEEFKVVYPL, translated from the coding sequence ATGACGGCAGAAGAAATATGGGCGGCTTACCGCCTTGTCAATCCTCAGATTGGAGAGGAGATAGATGCTTGGCAATTTGGTGTTGAGCCAGACTTGCTCGCAGACTTGGTCTTGAGCGGGGAAAAGACAGCAACAGCATCAGCCTATGAATTATACGAGATAGAAAAGGAACCTCTTCCTCAAGTTGGGGAGTTTGATGTGATTTTAAACAGTCGGAATGAGGCGATTTGTGTGATTGAAACGACCAAGGTGGAACTTTGTCCATTCAATCAAGTGTCAGCAGAACACGCCTTTAAAGAAGGAGAGGGCGATAAATCCCTTGCCTACTGGCGCAAGGTGCATGAAGAAATATTCACCGAATGGTTACTGGAAGCAGGGTTAGAGTTTTCACCAAAGAGTTTGGTTGTGTTGGAAGAGTTTAAAGTCGTTTATCCTCTATAG
- the glmU gene encoding bifunctional UDP-N-acetylglucosamine diphosphorylase/glucosamine-1-phosphate N-acetyltransferase GlmU produces the protein MTNYAIILAAGKGTRMKSDLPKVLHKVAGISMLEHVFRSVSAISPEKIVTVVGHKAEMVEAVLAEQTEFVTQAEQLGTGHAVMMAEPVLQDCSGQTLVIAGDTPLITGESLRDLVEFHVNHKNVATILTAETDNPFGYGRIVRNQHGEVTKIIEEKDASDFEKQIKEINTGTYVFDNARLFEALKNINTNNAQGEYYITDVISIFREAGQKVGAYVLRDFDESLGVNDRVALAKAEEVMRERINKAHMVNGVSFTNPAATYIDIDVAIAPDVRIEANVTLKGKTSIGAESLLTNGTYIVDSEIGAGVVVTNSMIEESRIAEGVTVGPYAHIRPGSSLAKDVHIGNFVEVKGSTIGENTKAGHLTYIGNAEVGRDVNFGAGTITVNYDGQKKYTTKIGNHVFVGSNSTLIAPLEIGDNALTAAGSTVTKNVPQDAVAIGRSRQETKEDYAKHLPHYPKKD, from the coding sequence ATGACAAATTATGCAATTATTTTAGCAGCAGGTAAGGGAACTCGGATGAAATCTGACCTGCCCAAGGTTTTACACAAGGTGGCAGGGATTTCCATGTTGGAACACGTTTTCCGTAGTGTTTCAGCTATTTCTCCTGAAAAAATCGTAACAGTTGTCGGTCACAAGGCGGAAATGGTCGAAGCGGTATTGGCAGAGCAGACAGAATTCGTTACCCAGGCAGAACAGCTTGGGACTGGTCATGCTGTGATGATGGCAGAACCTGTCCTTCAAGACTGTAGCGGGCAAACCCTTGTCATCGCAGGGGACACTCCCTTGATTACAGGAGAAAGCCTACGCGATTTGGTCGAGTTTCATGTCAATCATAAAAATGTGGCGACCATTTTAACTGCGGAAACCGATAATCCTTTTGGTTACGGCCGTATCGTGCGCAATCAACACGGTGAAGTGACGAAGATTATCGAAGAAAAAGACGCTTCTGATTTTGAAAAGCAAATCAAGGAAATCAATACAGGAACCTATGTCTTTGACAATGCGCGTCTCTTTGAAGCACTGAAAAATATCAATACCAACAATGCTCAAGGAGAATACTATATCACAGATGTTATTAGCATTTTCCGTGAAGCAGGTCAAAAGGTCGGCGCTTATGTGCTCCGTGATTTTGATGAGAGTTTGGGAGTGAACGATCGCGTAGCCCTTGCTAAAGCTGAAGAAGTCATGCGAGAGCGTATCAATAAGGCTCACATGGTTAATGGTGTCAGTTTTACAAACCCGGCAGCGACCTATATTGATATTGATGTAGCGATTGCGCCAGATGTGCGGATTGAGGCGAATGTGACCTTGAAAGGAAAGACCTCCATCGGGGCAGAGAGCCTCTTGACCAACGGTACGTACATTGTCGATTCAGAAATTGGTGCTGGCGTGGTCGTGACTAACTCCATGATTGAGGAATCTCGCATCGCAGAAGGTGTGACAGTTGGACCGTATGCTCATATCCGTCCAGGGTCCAGCCTTGCAAAAGATGTCCACATTGGCAATTTTGTTGAGGTAAAAGGCTCTACAATCGGTGAAAATACCAAGGCTGGTCATTTGACCTATATTGGAAATGCTGAGGTTGGACGTGATGTCAATTTTGGTGCTGGAACGATTACGGTCAACTATGACGGACAGAAAAAATACACGACCAAGATTGGCAACCATGTTTTTGTTGGTTCAAATTCGACCTTGATTGCCCCACTTGAGATTGGCGACAATGCACTGACAGCGGCTGGATCAACCGTTACCAAAAACGTGCCACAAGATGCGGTCGCCATTGGGCGTAGCCGTCAGGAAACCAAGGAAGACTACGCCAAACACTTGCCGCACTATCCAAAGAAGGACTAG
- a CDS encoding NUDIX hydrolase, producing MKFEEKTINRREIFKGHIFDVVVDDVALPMGGEAKRELIFHKGAVCVLAVTPEDKVILVKQYRKAIEATSYEIPAGKLEVGENADPMAAALRELEEETGYTGDLELLYDFYSAIGFCNERLRLYVAKNLVKVENPRPMDDDEVIEVYHVSLDEALGLIASGDICDAKTIIAIQQLQLMRR from the coding sequence ATGAAATTTGAAGAAAAGACCATCAATCGGAGAGAGATTTTTAAAGGACATATCTTTGACGTTGTCGTGGACGATGTAGCGCTTCCTATGGGGGGAGAAGCCAAGCGGGAATTGATTTTCCACAAGGGAGCAGTCTGCGTATTGGCGGTCACGCCTGAGGATAAGGTAATCTTGGTCAAACAGTACCGCAAGGCGATTGAGGCGACCAGTTATGAAATCCCTGCAGGAAAGCTGGAAGTTGGAGAAAATGCGGATCCAATGGCAGCAGCCCTTCGTGAACTTGAAGAAGAAACAGGCTATACAGGTGATTTGGAACTCTTGTACGATTTTTACTCGGCGATTGGTTTTTGCAATGAGCGCTTGCGCCTCTACGTGGCAAAAAATCTAGTTAAGGTTGAAAATCCCCGTCCTATGGACGATGACGAAGTGATTGAAGTCTATCATGTGAGCCTAGATGAAGCACTTGGGTTGATTGCAAGTGGCGATATTTGTGATGCCAAGACGATTATTGCGATTCAGCAGTTACAATTGATGAGAAGGTAG
- the macP gene encoding cell wall synthase accessory phosphoprotein MacP, whose product MRKPLLTDELLEELEGKKRPSRSQRFGYYDDDPEEEFDDVVEFDAVDEWEDEYTGYREGYTHRIPVDASIIKSRRIETVKREEFRSKINKILFWVVLLVILFLIAVFFW is encoded by the coding sequence ATGAGGAAGCCCTTATTAACAGATGAATTGTTGGAAGAGCTGGAAGGAAAAAAGAGACCTTCTCGTTCGCAACGCTTCGGTTATTATGATGATGATCCTGAAGAGGAGTTTGACGATGTAGTTGAATTTGATGCAGTAGATGAGTGGGAAGACGAGTATACAGGCTATCGTGAAGGCTATACCCATCGGATTCCTGTCGATGCTTCGATTATCAAAAGTCGCCGTATTGAGACTGTTAAGCGAGAAGAATTTCGCAGCAAAATCAATAAAATCCTCTTTTGGGTAGTGCTTCTGGTCATTCTTTTCCTCATCGCCGTCTTTTTTTGGTAA
- a CDS encoding 5'-methylthioadenosine/adenosylhomocysteine nucleosidase, with the protein MKFGIIAAMPEELKTLVEHLEHGKEQVVLGRTYYTGSIGQHEVVLIQSGVGKVMSAMSVALLAQQFQVDVIVNTGSAGAIADGIAIGDVVIAQQLAYHDVDLTAFGYEYGQMSAQPLYFEADKDLVAQMQQILSREETRVHLGLIATGDSFIAGQDKIAAIKAHFPNVLAVEMEGAAIAQAAQSVGLPFLVIRAMSDTAQGDANITFDEFIIEAGKRSAQALIRLLK; encoded by the coding sequence ATGAAATTTGGAATTATTGCAGCCATGCCCGAAGAATTGAAGACTTTGGTCGAACATCTTGAGCATGGGAAAGAGCAGGTTGTCCTAGGACGGACCTACTATACAGGGAGCATAGGCCAACATGAAGTGGTTCTGATCCAATCCGGTGTCGGAAAGGTCATGTCTGCCATGTCTGTTGCCCTGTTAGCTCAGCAGTTTCAGGTGGACGTGATTGTCAATACTGGGTCAGCTGGTGCTATTGCAGACGGGATTGCCATTGGTGATGTGGTCATTGCCCAACAACTTGCCTATCACGATGTGGACTTGACAGCCTTTGGCTATGAATACGGTCAGATGTCTGCTCAGCCCTTGTACTTTGAAGCAGATAAAGACTTGGTTGCGCAGATGCAGCAGATTCTTTCTCGAGAGGAGACAAGAGTACACTTAGGCTTGATTGCAACGGGGGATAGCTTCATTGCAGGTCAAGACAAGATTGCGGCGATTAAAGCGCATTTCCCTAATGTTTTAGCCGTTGAAATGGAAGGAGCAGCTATTGCCCAAGCAGCGCAGAGTGTCGGCCTGCCATTTCTTGTTATCCGTGCCATGAGTGATACCGCTCAAGGAGATGCGAATATCACCTTTGATGAATTCATCATCGAAGCAGGAAAACGCTCAGCTCAGGCCTTGATTCGATTATTGAAATAA
- a CDS encoding peptidylprolyl isomerase gives MKKRLLLALAASLVLTACANNTTTSASSTNTSTPASSSDTTASSQYAKDLAYAINNPDASFPQLSTEIADNEAAVLIKTSQGDIKLKLFPEQAPLAVENFLTHAKEGYYNGVIFHRVINGFMIQGGDPKGTGTGGESIWAGKDESIDKGNGFNNEISAFLYNIRGALSMANAGPNTNGSQFFINQNTKDASGQLDSSKYPAKIKEAYKNGGNPSLDGGYTVFGQVIEGMDVVDKIAATETGEKDKPKTDITIETIEILKDMNK, from the coding sequence ATGAAAAAACGACTATTACTTGCCCTAGCTGCTAGCCTAGTGCTCACTGCTTGTGCGAATAACACAACAACTTCGGCTTCGTCAACCAACACTTCAACACCTGCATCCAGCTCAGACACGACAGCATCTAGCCAGTATGCCAAGGATTTGGCCTACGCCATTAACAATCCCGACGCTAGCTTCCCGCAATTATCCACTGAAATTGCAGACAATGAAGCTGCTGTCCTCATCAAGACAAGTCAAGGCGATATCAAGTTGAAACTCTTTCCAGAGCAAGCACCTCTTGCTGTCGAAAATTTCCTGACCCACGCAAAAGAAGGCTACTACAATGGCGTCATCTTCCACCGGGTTATCAATGGCTTCATGATTCAAGGTGGTGATCCAAAAGGAACAGGCACAGGTGGTGAATCCATTTGGGCTGGTAAGGACGAGAGTATTGATAAGGGAAATGGCTTTAACAATGAAATTTCTGCCTTTCTCTACAATATCCGCGGTGCACTTTCTATGGCAAATGCGGGACCAAATACCAATGGCAGCCAATTCTTCATCAACCAAAATACTAAAGATGCTTCTGGCCAGCTTGATTCCAGCAAGTACCCTGCTAAAATCAAAGAAGCCTATAAAAACGGCGGAAATCCGAGCCTCGACGGTGGCTATACCGTCTTTGGGCAAGTCATCGAGGGTATGGATGTTGTCGATAAAATCGCAGCCACTGAAACCGGCGAAAAGGACAAACCAAAAACAGACATCACGATTGAAACCATTGAAATTTTAAAGGATATGAATAAATAA
- a CDS encoding DUF2500 domain-containing protein, producing MEMFWLFPIWFWIPFTIIVGIILWRLGKLLFEALRNNAVPQEFRTAKLIGKRTHIGGGNHAYTAYYLAFELESGERREFRVSSKAYALSAEGDKGELAFQGTRFLDFKRIG from the coding sequence ATGGAAATGTTTTGGTTGTTTCCTATTTGGTTTTGGATACCCTTTACGATTATTGTGGGCATTATCCTATGGCGACTGGGCAAATTACTTTTTGAAGCCCTGCGAAACAATGCTGTTCCGCAGGAATTTCGTACAGCTAAGTTGATTGGCAAGCGGACCCACATTGGTGGTGGTAACCATGCCTACACTGCCTACTACTTGGCATTTGAATTGGAGAGTGGGGAGCGCAGAGAATTTCGGGTGAGTAGCAAGGCCTATGCCTTGTCTGCTGAAGGTGATAAGGGTGAATTAGCCTTTCAAGGGACACGGTTTCTTGATTTTAAGAGGATTGGCTAG
- a CDS encoding PspC domain-containing protein, whose protein sequence is MQKRLMRDMKDVKIAGVCSGIAKYFGIDPTLVRVIWGILAVAYGFGIIPYLICWWVMPIDNGQDDDQEIIF, encoded by the coding sequence ATGCAAAAACGATTGATGCGGGATATGAAAGATGTCAAAATTGCAGGAGTCTGCTCAGGGATTGCCAAGTATTTTGGTATTGATCCAACACTGGTTCGTGTAATCTGGGGGATTTTAGCCGTTGCCTACGGCTTTGGGATTATTCCTTACTTAATTTGCTGGTGGGTGATGCCGATTGATAATGGGCAAGACGATGATCAGGAAATTATTTTTTAA
- a CDS encoding LysM peptidoglycan-binding domain-containing protein, with the protein MSLTLTKKTLLVSTLALSLFTATAQADEWMPIWTARSVEEIKADMMAHDDKQTYVIKYGDTLSAIAQALNVDMSVLAQVNQIANINLIFPDTTLTVTTNSQEEVTSIEIQAPQSEETEETASATVDLDKQQVVVDDQVIPIEDDTAQTEAPSTGATPSDSGDTNPASADQPAAEPAPVAEAPSTETPQAVAPTPAAPANNASDFASIAAANPANAGLQPQTAAFKEEVASIYGITSFSLYRPGDSGDHGKGLAVDFMVGNNAGLGDQVANYAIQQMGNKNISYIIWKQRFYAPYPNIYGPANTWNLMPDRGSITENHYDHVHVSMNP; encoded by the coding sequence ATGTCTTTAACATTAACGAAAAAAACACTTTTAGTTTCAACCCTAGCTCTCTCGCTTTTTACAGCGACGGCCCAAGCCGATGAATGGATGCCCATTTGGACAGCGCGTTCTGTGGAAGAAATCAAGGCTGATATGATGGCACATGACGATAAACAGACCTATGTTATCAAGTATGGGGATACGCTCAGTGCTATTGCCCAAGCTCTAAACGTTGATATGTCTGTCTTAGCACAGGTCAATCAAATCGCAAATATCAATCTTATCTTCCCAGATACGACCTTAACAGTGACGACTAATTCTCAAGAAGAAGTCACTTCAATTGAAATTCAAGCTCCTCAAAGCGAAGAAACAGAGGAGACAGCCTCAGCAACTGTAGATTTAGATAAGCAGCAAGTAGTTGTTGACGATCAAGTGATTCCAATTGAAGATGATACAGCGCAAACAGAGGCACCTTCAACAGGTGCTACACCATCAGATTCAGGAGATACAAATCCAGCATCAGCTGATCAACCAGCAGCTGAACCAGCACCAGTTGCAGAAGCACCAAGTACGGAAACACCCCAGGCAGTCGCTCCAACGCCAGCTGCTCCAGCAAACAATGCGTCAGACTTTGCAAGCATTGCTGCTGCCAATCCTGCCAATGCAGGGCTTCAACCGCAGACGGCAGCCTTTAAAGAAGAAGTGGCAAGTATCTATGGCATTACCTCCTTTAGTCTCTACCGTCCAGGAGACAGCGGAGACCACGGTAAGGGGCTCGCAGTTGACTTTATGGTAGGAAACAATGCAGGTTTGGGTGATCAGGTAGCAAACTATGCTATTCAGCAAATGGGAAATAAAAATATTTCGTACATTATTTGGAAGCAACGTTTTTATGCACCGTATCCAAACATCTATGGACCAGCCAATACTTGGAACCTCATGCCAGACCGAGGCAGCATCACAGAAAACCACTATGACCATGTTCACGTATCGATGAATCCTTAA
- a CDS encoding DNA translocase FtsK: MAKQKTTKKGRATRRPTKAELAQQEKIKSLLFRFLVVVFLLFAASKLGVFGVTAYNLFRLLVGSAAYVFIGALLIYTIFSKIIRQREGMISGFWLVFAGILLEYQAYFGLSYKGKDLLNHTFKLALSDLSAFRVKEFLGGGLIGGGLYLPVSFLFAAIGTFFIGVLLILFGLFFMSPWSVYDVADGLALLREKSQERAAIRTEKRAEKAAEKERLKAEEEARRLEEATQELEDEQEEAIALSQVEYPMVDLETGEILDEEEREIPILTEEREPFFEEEEFPVLLAEDEVEEQEVADDVTEDIALDFKPKAKLAYKLPSIDLFAPIKVKSQANEKKIVRQNIKVLEDTFASFGIKVVVERAEIGPSVTKYEVKPAVGVRVNRISNLADDLALALAAKDVRIEAPIPGKSLVGIEVPNSEVAMVPFRELWEQAKTSPTKLLDIPLGKAVNGSVRSFDLARMPHLLVAGSTGSGKSVAVNGIIASILMKAGPDQVKFMMIDPKMVELSVYNDIPHLLIPVVTNPRKAARALQKVVDEMEKRYELFSHVGVRNLEGYNTKVADFNRSSEEKQIPLPLIVVIVDELADLMMVASKEVEDAIIRLGQKARAAGIHMILATQRPSVDVISGLIKANVPSRIAFAVSSGTDSRTILDENGAEKLLGRGDMLFKPIDENHPVRLQGSFISDDDVEAIVSFIKNQAEAEYDESFDPGEVTEGDVESGAGDSGGDPLFEQARSLVVETQKASASMIQRRLSVGFNRATRLMEELEAAGVIGPAEGTKPRKVLESQ; this comes from the coding sequence ATGGCAAAACAAAAAACGACAAAAAAGGGGCGTGCAACTAGACGTCCGACAAAGGCTGAATTGGCCCAACAAGAAAAAATAAAATCCCTCTTATTCCGCTTTTTGGTGGTTGTTTTTCTCCTTTTTGCAGCAAGCAAGTTAGGAGTATTTGGGGTGACTGCCTATAATCTCTTCCGTCTATTGGTCGGAAGTGCGGCTTATGTGTTCATTGGAGCTCTGCTCATTTATACAATATTTTCGAAAATAATAAGGCAACGTGAAGGGATGATTTCTGGATTCTGGCTTGTGTTTGCGGGAATTTTGCTGGAATATCAAGCCTATTTTGGTTTGAGCTACAAGGGAAAAGACTTGCTCAACCACACCTTCAAACTAGCCTTATCTGACCTTTCAGCCTTTCGGGTGAAAGAATTTTTGGGCGGCGGTCTTATTGGTGGTGGTCTCTACCTACCTGTTTCTTTTTTATTTGCAGCAATTGGTACCTTCTTTATCGGGGTCCTACTCATTCTCTTTGGGCTATTTTTCATGAGTCCTTGGTCTGTCTATGATGTCGCAGACGGGCTTGCTCTTCTACGCGAAAAATCTCAAGAGCGCGCAGCCATTCGTACAGAAAAACGGGCGGAAAAAGCAGCAGAAAAAGAAAGACTCAAGGCCGAGGAAGAAGCAAGACGCTTGGAAGAAGCTACTCAAGAACTTGAAGACGAGCAAGAAGAAGCAATAGCTCTTTCTCAAGTAGAGTATCCGATGGTTGATTTGGAAACGGGAGAAATACTGGACGAGGAAGAGCGTGAAATCCCAATTCTAACAGAAGAGCGTGAACCTTTCTTTGAGGAAGAAGAGTTTCCTGTATTACTGGCTGAAGATGAGGTAGAAGAGCAGGAAGTAGCAGATGATGTGACAGAGGACATCGCCCTTGACTTTAAACCTAAAGCCAAGCTGGCCTATAAGCTACCATCGATTGATCTCTTTGCTCCAATCAAGGTCAAAAGTCAGGCAAATGAGAAGAAAATTGTCCGTCAAAATATCAAGGTCTTGGAAGATACCTTTGCTAGCTTTGGCATTAAGGTGGTGGTTGAGCGGGCTGAAATTGGACCGTCTGTGACCAAGTATGAGGTCAAGCCAGCAGTTGGTGTGCGGGTCAATCGGATTTCCAATCTAGCAGATGACTTGGCCCTTGCCCTTGCAGCCAAAGATGTCCGAATTGAAGCGCCGATTCCAGGAAAATCCTTGGTCGGTATTGAAGTTCCCAATTCGGAAGTAGCCATGGTGCCGTTTAGAGAATTATGGGAACAGGCTAAGACATCGCCAACCAAGCTTCTAGATATTCCTCTTGGTAAGGCAGTGAATGGTTCTGTACGCTCCTTTGACCTAGCCCGTATGCCCCATTTATTGGTAGCAGGCTCAACTGGTTCAGGGAAGTCTGTTGCAGTGAATGGTATCATTGCCTCTATTTTGATGAAGGCTGGGCCAGACCAAGTTAAATTTATGATGATCGACCCTAAAATGGTCGAATTGTCTGTCTATAATGACATTCCGCACCTTCTGATTCCCGTTGTGACCAATCCTCGTAAAGCTGCGCGAGCTCTGCAAAAAGTTGTGGATGAAATGGAAAAACGCTACGAGCTCTTTAGTCATGTGGGGGTGCGTAACCTGGAAGGTTACAATACCAAGGTGGCAGATTTTAACCGTAGTTCAGAAGAAAAACAGATTCCACTGCCCCTCATTGTGGTGATTGTCGATGAGTTGGCGGACCTGATGATGGTAGCCAGTAAGGAAGTGGAAGATGCCATTATTCGCTTGGGACAAAAGGCACGGGCAGCGGGTATTCACATGATTCTTGCGACCCAACGTCCGTCTGTTGATGTTATTTCTGGTTTGATTAAGGCCAACGTGCCGTCTCGGATTGCTTTTGCGGTTTCAAGCGGAACAGATAGTCGAACGATTTTAGATGAAAATGGTGCTGAAAAACTATTGGGACGTGGAGACATGCTCTTTAAACCGATTGATGAAAATCACCCGGTCCGTCTGCAAGGTTCCTTTATCTCTGATGATGATGTTGAAGCAATTGTCAGCTTTATTAAGAATCAAGCCGAGGCAGAATATGATGAATCCTTTGATCCTGGCGAAGTAACAGAGGGCGACGTTGAAAGTGGAGCAGGCGATAGCGGTGGAGATCCGCTCTTTGAGCAAGCCAGATCCCTTGTCGTTGAAACGCAAAAAGCCAGCGCATCGATGATTCAGCGCCGTTTATCTGTTGGTTTTAACCGAGCAACTCGTTTAATGGAAGAATTGGAAGCAGCAGGTGTCATTGGTCCTGCTGAAGGGACAAAACCAAGAAAGGTATTGGAAAGTCAATGA